From Plasmodium knowlesi strain H genome assembly, chromosome: 6, one genomic window encodes:
- a CDS encoding RNA methyltransferase, putative: MATPSGEVIPSKEEKTLLTKDPTKCPQMYVAIYNIGKKKNIGSIVRSCVAFGVSKIFVVSRKRNEINFFGQMGTCKYITIEYFSNMKELRIHLANNNILLYACEITDRAIAVTRTPFVNKDTAFLFGNEGTGINDETLSYCDKIIYIPQYGNGTCSLNVSVSCAIILHHFAVWANYPEVEISGKKFVLNKCASKLEQYLNPSDDLLRQISEKRKERAEAKQISPDLADIHFVNPSFYHFPLLNSKEDAASMDTYNSPQMEEHPS; the protein is encoded by the coding sequence ATGGCTACCCCAAGTGGGGAAGTCATCCCAagtaaggaggaaaaaacccTCCTTACGAAAGACCCCACTAAATGCCCCCAAATGTACGTAGCCATTTACAACataggaaagaagaaaaacatcgGGAGCATAGTAAGAAGTTGCGTTGCCTTTGGGGTAAGCAAAATTTTCGTCGTGAGtcgaaaaaggaatgaaatcAATTTCTTTGGCCAAATGGggacatgtaaatatataactATAGAGTACTTCTCTAACATGAAGGAGCTGAGGATCCACCTGGCAAACAATAATATTCTGTTATATGCATGTGAAATAACAGATCGTGCTATAGCTGTAACCAGAACTCCCTTTGTTAATAAAGATACAGCCTTCTTATTCGGAAATGAAGGAACAGGAATTAATGATGAAACGTTGAGCTATTGCGACAAAATCATTTACATCCCTCAGTATGGCAATGGGACATGTTCTCTCAACGTGTCAGTTTCATGTGCCATAATTTTACATCACTTTGCTGTGTGGGCGAATTATCCCGAGGTGGAAATTTCGGGAAAGAAATTTGTCCTCAATAAATGCGCAAGTAAATTGGAGCAATATTTAAACCCTTCGGATGACTTGCTCCGCCAGATTAGTGAAAAACGCAAAGAGCGGGCAGAAGCCAAGCAGATCTCCCCCGATTTAGCGgacattcattttgttaaccCCTCCTTTTATCACTTTCCCTTGTTAAACAGCAAGGAGGATGCCGCATCAATGGACACATACAACTCTCCTCAGATGGAAGAGCATCCAAGTTGA
- a CDS encoding calmodulin, putative yields MQGNSISQEKLQLMQKNFNLVDNNKDGKISAEEFKTLLRLLGQTRTEKEMDEMVDKHFEYIGEEEEQEQTEATDATAKGGIDKGIQSTGKQSNGQKNTAKASPSHDRIKNLITKLNNFKNEEKKKGNPNIQNNKRCDIYERNELMNNRKKHINFETFLTIFLDIYEEPLSVDELITSFEFFDKEKSGYLDEEKMRFILKNSDEKLVDEDMKLFFKSLNLKDKDKIDYVMLAKRLKNVT; encoded by the coding sequence ATGCAAGGTAACAGCATATCTCAGGAAAAACTGCAATTGATGCAAAAAAACTTTAACCTTGTGGATAACAAcaaggatggaaaaattagTGCAGAGGAATTTAAGACACTCTTGCGATTGCTTGGGCAAACCAGAACGGAGAAAGAGATGGACGAGATGGTGGACAAACATTTTGAATACATaggagaggaagaggagCAGGAGCAAACGGAAGCTACCGATGCTACTGCTAAGGGAGGAATAGACAAAGGGATACAAAGTACAGGGAAACAATCGAACGGCCAGAAAAATACAGCCAAAGCTAGCCCAAGTCATGATAGAATAAAAAACCTTATTACAAAACtgaacaattttaaaaatgaagaaaaaaaaaagggtaaccCAAATATTCAAAATAACAAAAGATGTGATATATATGAAAGGAATGAATTGATgaacaacagaaaaaaacacataaacTTTGAAACCTTCTTGACGATATTTCTTGACATTTATGAGGAACCATTATCGGTAGACGAGCTAATCACctcatttgaatttttcgacaaagaaaaaagtggctATCttgatgaagagaaaatgagATTTATTTTGAAGAACAGCGATGAAAAGTTAGTAGATGAAGACATGAAGTTGTTTTTCAAATCGTTAAACTTGAAGGATAAGGACAAAATTGATTATGTCATGCTGGCCAAGCGCCTCAAGAATGTGACCTAG